The proteins below are encoded in one region of Alistipes communis:
- a CDS encoding ExbD/TolR family protein — MAGDKRKVQEINAGSMADIAFLLLIFFLVATTMNTDTGLTRVLPPMPDPNQKQEDVKVKERNLLLVFVSKGNNIMAGGQQMDIHQLKDKAKEFILNPMEDENLPEKEVKEFELPDGSKWNYPVSLGVISLQTDRGTSYETYIMVQNELTRAFNEVRNEVAMRKFGVKFEDLNEDQRNILTKAVPLKISEAEPRNVGGKK; from the coding sequence ATGGCAGGAGATAAAAGAAAAGTACAGGAGATCAATGCCGGTTCGATGGCCGACATCGCCTTCTTGCTGCTGATTTTCTTCCTTGTCGCCACTACCATGAACACGGATACGGGTCTGACGCGCGTCTTGCCGCCGATGCCCGATCCCAACCAGAAACAGGAGGATGTCAAGGTGAAGGAACGCAACCTTCTCTTGGTATTCGTTTCGAAAGGTAACAACATCATGGCGGGCGGCCAGCAAATGGACATCCACCAGCTGAAAGACAAGGCCAAGGAGTTTATCCTCAACCCGATGGAAGACGAAAACCTCCCCGAAAAAGAGGTGAAGGAGTTCGAACTTCCCGACGGCAGCAAGTGGAACTATCCCGTCAGCCTGGGCGTGATCTCCCTCCAGACGGACCGCGGCACCAGTTACGAAACCTACATCATGGTGCAGAACGAGTTGACACGCGCCTTCAACGAGGTGCGCAACGAGGTGGCCATGCGCAAGTTCGGAGTGAAATTCGAAGATCTGAACGAAGATCAGCGAAATATATTAACCAAGGCGGTTCCGCTGAAGATCTCGGAGGCCGAGCCGCGTAACGTGGGAGGAAAGAAGTAA
- a CDS encoding MotA/TolQ/ExbB proton channel family protein, protein MKKLFLILSVAMFSLGTVDAFAQDNANEGAATEQAAATEQAAVAETTTVADVDAEATIAGESMHHVMMQKFLEGGWAWMLPILIFLIIGLAVAIERILYLSLSTINSKKFIAQIEEALKNGGIDAAMEVARNTRGPIASIYYQGLLRYNQGLDAVEKSIVSYGSVQTGQMESGLTWIGLFIALSPMLGFMGTVVGMIDAFDAIQAAGDISPTLVAGGIKVALLTTLMGLIAAVILQLFYNYIVSKIDSLVNEMEDTSITLTDILTAYNKK, encoded by the coding sequence ATGAAAAAACTTTTTTTGATTCTGTCAGTGGCCATGTTCTCGCTTGGCACTGTTGATGCCTTCGCTCAGGACAACGCAAACGAAGGAGCCGCAACCGAGCAGGCAGCTGCAACCGAGCAGGCAGCCGTTGCCGAAACGACGACCGTCGCCGATGTCGACGCCGAAGCCACGATCGCAGGCGAGTCGATGCACCACGTGATGATGCAGAAGTTCCTCGAAGGCGGTTGGGCCTGGATGCTCCCGATCCTGATCTTCCTGATCATCGGTCTGGCTGTCGCCATCGAGCGTATTCTCTACCTGTCGCTCTCGACGATCAACTCGAAGAAATTCATCGCACAGATCGAGGAGGCGCTCAAAAACGGCGGCATCGACGCTGCCATGGAGGTTGCGCGCAACACCCGCGGCCCGATCGCTTCGATCTACTATCAGGGTCTTCTGCGTTACAACCAGGGCCTCGACGCCGTCGAGAAGTCGATCGTATCCTACGGTTCGGTTCAGACGGGCCAGATGGAGTCGGGCCTGACGTGGATCGGTCTGTTCATCGCACTGTCGCCGATGTTGGGATTCATGGGTACCGTCGTCGGCATGATCGACGCATTCGACGCCATCCAGGCTGCGGGCGACATCTCCCCGACGCTGGTTGCCGGCGGTATCAAGGTCGCCCTGTTGACGACCCTCATGGGTCTGATCGCTGCGGTTATTCTTCAGCTGTTCTACAACTATATCGTTTCGAAGATCGATTCGCTCGTAAACGAAATGGAAGATACGTCGATCACGCTGACCGACATCCTGACGGCTTACAACAAGAAATAA
- a CDS encoding ribonuclease HII translates to MLETCYQYERIEAGCDEAGRGCLAGAVFAAAVILPPDFHDPLLNDSKQMSERNRDRLRPIIEREAVAWAVAAVPPERIDEINILNASFEGMCRAVGELRTRPEFLAIDGNRFRSSLDIPYRCIVKGDGKYADIAAASVLAKTHRDEYMRRLAEEFPQYGWAKNKGYPTREHRLAVRRYGVTPYHRLTFNHESGQLELF, encoded by the coding sequence ATGTTGGAAACCTGTTATCAGTACGAACGGATCGAAGCCGGCTGTGACGAAGCGGGCCGGGGGTGTCTGGCCGGTGCGGTCTTCGCAGCGGCCGTGATTCTGCCGCCCGATTTCCACGATCCGCTGCTCAACGATTCGAAGCAGATGAGCGAGCGCAACCGCGACCGGCTCCGGCCGATCATCGAACGCGAGGCGGTGGCGTGGGCTGTCGCTGCCGTCCCGCCCGAACGCATCGACGAAATCAACATCCTCAACGCCTCGTTCGAGGGGATGTGTCGGGCGGTCGGGGAGCTGCGCACACGCCCTGAATTTCTCGCCATCGACGGCAACCGCTTCCGTTCGTCGCTCGATATTCCCTATCGGTGCATCGTCAAGGGCGACGGCAAGTACGCCGACATCGCGGCGGCGTCGGTGCTGGCCAAGACGCACCGCGACGAGTATATGCGGCGGTTGGCCGAAGAGTTCCCTCAGTACGGCTGGGCGAAGAACAAGGGCTACCCTACGCGCGAACACCGTCTCGCCGTGAGGCGTTACGGGGTGACGCCCTATCACCGGCTGACGTTCAATCACGAATCGGGACAGCTGGAACTTTTCTGA
- a CDS encoding ExbD/TolR family protein, translating into MAVMKKKGGKSLPPISTASLPDVIFMILFFFMISTTMRDQELLVRYKLPTATEVQKLEKKSLVSFIHIGQPTPIMQAKFGTAPRIQLNDSYRTEKDILDFIAAERDKLNESDRALMTVCLKADDQTKMGIITDVKQELRRANALKLSYAASKSMGY; encoded by the coding sequence ATGGCAGTAATGAAAAAGAAGGGCGGCAAAAGTCTGCCCCCGATCTCGACGGCATCGCTTCCGGACGTGATCTTCATGATCCTGTTCTTCTTCATGATTTCGACCACGATGCGCGATCAGGAGCTGTTGGTTCGCTACAAGCTTCCGACCGCGACCGAGGTGCAGAAATTGGAGAAGAAATCGCTCGTCAGCTTCATCCACATCGGCCAGCCTACGCCGATCATGCAAGCTAAATTCGGTACGGCACCCCGTATCCAGCTCAACGACTCGTATCGTACGGAGAAGGATATTCTGGACTTCATCGCCGCCGAACGCGACAAACTCAACGAGTCGGACCGAGCGCTGATGACCGTGTGTCTGAAAGCCGACGACCAGACGAAAATGGGTATCATCACCGACGTGAAGCAGGAACTTCGCCGGGCAAACGCCTTGAAGCTCTCTTACGCCGCTTCGAAGTCGATGGGATATTAA